A stretch of Brassica rapa cultivar Chiifu-401-42 chromosome A08, CAAS_Brap_v3.01, whole genome shotgun sequence DNA encodes these proteins:
- the LOC103835966 gene encoding receptor-like protein 3: MIFKAKGLVRASSTTIQPLSSHMLRLLLLCVVFLFLTVSEAGCNHQDQESLLWFSGNVSSSVSPLNWNPSIDCCAWEGITCDDSSSSHITAIYLPFRRLKGKLPLAVLKLHHLSQLNLSHNHLSGPLPLDFLSSLDQLTVLDLSYNSFTGPIPSFMCLSSPQLSTLDFSYNDFSGHIPRGLGRCLRLSVLRAGFNHLSGEIPRDIYNLSKLEKLVLPANHLSGKIGDDITKLRKLTSLELYSNNLQGDIPKDIGKLSSLQTLQLHTNNITGTVPLSLANCTNLVKLNLRKNRLEGTLSELDFSRFQRLSILDLGNNSFSGEFPWRVHSCKSLTAMRFASNKLTGQVSPQVLELESLSFLSLSDNKLTNITGALSILQGCRNLSTLLIGKNFYNETFPSDRDLISPDGFANLRIFASGGCGLRGEIPTWLIKLKSLAVMDLSHNQLVGSIPGWLGTLPHLFYIDISDNLLSGELPKELFQLRALMFRKGYDATERNNLKLPVYINPNNLTAHYQYNQLSSLPPAIYIRRNNLKGSIPVEAGQLKALHALELSHNCLSGSIPDELSNLTNLERLDLSNNNLSGRIPWSLTRLHFMSYFNVANNTLQGPIPTGSQFDTFPRAHFEGNSLLFGGVLLNSCPAPTQSPATTTDEEKLTRIFTVAVATGFSLTFTLVILVLNCYVDMI; this comes from the coding sequence ATGATATTCAAAGCCAAAGGTCTTGTGAGAGCTTCATCAACCACAATACAACCTCTGAGTTCCCACATGCTTCGCTTACTCCTTCTATGTGTTGTTTTCCTCTTCCTTACAGTTTCAGAAGCTGGCTGCAACCATCAAGATCAAGAATCTCTCCTGTGGTTCTCCGGCaacgtttcttcttctgtttctcCTCTGAATTGGAATCCATCCATTGACTGTTGCGCATGGGAAGGAATAACATGCGATGATTCCTCGAGTAGCCACATCACTGCAATCTATTTGCCCTTTAGAAGACTAAAGGGAAAACTCCCTCTCGCTGTTCTGAAACTTCACCATCTATCTCAACTCAATCTTTCTCATAACCATCTCTCTGGTCCTCTCCCGCTGGATTTTCTTTCTTCCCTTGACCAGCTCACAGTTCTTGATCTTAGCTACAATAGCTTCACAGGTCCAATCCCTTCGTTCATGTGCCTAAGCTCACCGCAGCTCAGTACACTGGATTTCTCCTATAATGATTTCAGCGGCCATATCCCTCGAGGACTAGGCAGGTGTTTGAGGCTAAGTGTTCTACGAGCAGGCTTCAACCATCTCTCTGGTGAAATCCCAAGAGATATCTACAATCTTTCTAAGCTGGAGAAACTCGTTCTACCAGCTAACCATCTCTCTGGAAAGATCGGTGATGACATCACCAAGCTCAGGAAATTAACGTCCCTTGAGCTTTACTCCAATAACCTACAAGGAGATATACCAAAGGACATAGGTAAACTCTCCAGCCTGCAAACCCTCCAGCTCCACACCAATAACATCACCGGTACAGTCCCGCTTTCACTTGCAAACTGCACTAATCTCGTCAAGTTAAATCTGAGGAAAAATCGGCTGGAAGGAACCTTATCAGAGCTTGACTTCTCCAGGTTTCAGAGACTTAGCATTTTAGATCTTGGAAACAATAGCTTCAGCGGTGAGTTCCCTTGGAGGGTTCACTCCTGCAAGTCTCTAACAGCGATGAGGTTTGCAAGCAATAAGTTAACAGGGCAGGTATCTCCTCAAGTACTGGAGCTAGAGTCCTTATCATTCTTGTCTCTTTCAGACAATAAACTGACCAACATCACAGGCGCTCTCAGCATTCTGCAGGGTTGCAGGAACCTGTCCACTCTCCTCATTGGAAAGAACTTTTACAACGAAACGTTTCCAAGCGACAGAGACTTGATATCTCCTGATGGATTCGCTAATCTCCGAATATTTGCCAGCGGTGGATGCGGACTGAGAGGTGAGATACCAACTTGGCTGATCAAACTGAAGAGCTTAGCAGTCATGGATTTGTCCCACAACCAGCTCGTGGGATCAATTCCTGGCTGGCTGGGAACTCTTCCCCATCTTTTCTATATCGATATCTCGGATAATCTTCTCTCAGGAGAGCTTCCAAAAGAATTGTTTCAACTAAGGGCTCTGATGTTCCGAAAAGGCTATGACGCAACAGAAAGGAACAATCTAAAGCTGCCTGTTTATATCAATCCTAATAATCTAACGGCTCATTATCAATACAATCAGCTCTCCAGCCTCCCACCTGCTATCTACATAAGAAGGAATAATCTGAAAGGAAGTATACCCGTCGAGGCTGGCCAGTTAAAAGCTCTTCATGCACTCGAGCTTTCTCATAATTGTCTCTCAGGAAGCATCCCTGATGAGTTGTCGAACCTCACCAACTTAGAGAGGCTGGATCTTTCCAACAATAACTTATCTGGTAGAATCCCTTGGTCGTTAACAAGGCTCCATTTCATGTCCTACTTCAATGTGGCCAACAACACTCTCCAAGGGCCAATACCCACAGGAAGTCAGTTTGATACTTTTCCAAGAGCACACTTTGAAGGAAACTCCTTGTTGTTCGGTGGTGTACTGCTCAATTCCTGCCCTGCTCCAACTCAGTCACCTGCTACAACCACAGATGAAGAGAAGCTAACCAGAATATTTACAGTTGCAGTTGCCACTGGATTTTCTTTAACCTTTACTTTGGTTATACTGGTGCTTAATTGCTATGTTGATATGATATAA
- the LOC103835965 gene encoding translation initiation factor IF-2, chloroplastic — protein sequence MPSMLVLVGTMPSLASLVSPGGGGGPSVSSYASYALVKRVSLPRRSVKGAKKWLCRYSVSSSATTSTTDFIAESNSAVSIDSNSFKASIEGDESDIVLKQAPKPVLKPPVARVERGLGVSSAPWNKDISNGGKFDGEEERSKVIESLGEVLDKAERLEIPKPVSKEGGEGFKPSQPSGSSSNSKGDGFGTRKTKTMKSVWRKGDAVAAVQKVVKESPKIDNKGMQVDAKSGTQLSPPQQPLRAQPQLQGKPMVAQPPVKKPILKDHGMATRPSGPILKDVGMASKPSVSEEVDSSSQSKERKPILVDKFASKKKGVDPVASQTVLAPTKPGKGPPSNKLRFEQRNKKNASANPRRRMAAEDDADEDASELNVSIPGKGRKGRKWSKASRKAVRLQAARDAAPVKAEILEVEEEGMSIEDLAYNLAIGEGDILGYLYSKGIRPDGVQTLDREMVRMICRDYDVEVLDADSVQVEEMAKKKEIFDEEDLDKLEDRPPVITIMGHVDHGKTTLLDYIRKSKVAASEAGGITQGIGAYKVSVPVDGKLQSCVFLDTPGHEAFGAMRARGARVTDIAIIVVAADDGIRPQTNEAIAHAKAAGVPIVIAINKIDKDGASPERVMQELSSIGLMPEDWGGDVPMVQISALKGENIDDLLETVMLVAELQELKANPHRNAKGIVIEAGLDKAKGPFATFIVQKGTLRKGDVVVCGEAFGKVRALFDHSGERVDEAGPSIPVQVIGLNNVPIAGDEFEIVSSLDVAREMAEARAVSLRDERISAKAGDGKVTLSSLASAVSAKKMSGLDLHQLNIILKVDVQGSIEAVKQALQVLPQENVTLKFLLQATGDVSNSDVDLASASEAIIFGFNVKASGSVKKAAENKGVEIRLYRVIYELIDDVRNAMEGLLESVEEQIPIGSAEVRATFSSGSGRVAGCMVNEGKFVKDCGIRVIRKGKTVHVGVLDSLKRVKENVKEVSAGLECGIGMDDYDDWIEGDTIEAFNAVQKRRTLEEASASMSAAIEEAGVEL from the exons ATGCCGTCGATGCTGGTTCTCGTCGGCACAATGCCGTCGTTAGCTTCTCTGGTTAGTccaggaggtggtggtggtccAAGTGTTTCGTCGTATGCATCGTACGCATTAGTAAAAAGGGTTTCTTTGCCGAGGAGAAGCGTCAAAGGAGCTAAGAAATGGTTGTGTAGATATTCTGTTTCGTCTTCAGCTACTACTAGTACTACTGACTTCATTGCTGAGAGCAACAGCGCTGTTTCTATAGATTCTAACTCTTTTAAAGCAAGTATTGAAGGGGATGAGAGTGATATCGTCCTGAAGCAGGCTCCTAAGCCTGTGTTGAAGCCTCCTGTGGCAAGGGTAGAACGTGGTTTAGGGGTGAGTTCTGCTCCTTGGAATAAGGATATATCGAATGGGGGTAAGTttgatggagaagaagagaggagTAAGGTTATTGAGTCTCTTGGCGAAGTGTTGGATAAGGCTGAGAGGTTGGAGATTCCGAAACCGGTTAGTAAAGAGGGTGGTGAGGGTTTTAAGCCGTCACAGCCTAGTGGTAGCAGTAGTAACTCCAAAGGTGATGGCTTTGGGACACGGAAGACGAAAACTATGAAGAGTGTGTGGCGTAAGGGTGATGCTGTTGCAGCTGTGCAGAAAGTTGTTAAGGAATCACCTAAAATAGATAATAAGGGAATGCAGGTTGATGCTAAATCAGGCACTCAGTTGTCGCCACCTCAGCAACCTTTAAGAGCTCAGCCACAGTTACAAGGGAAGCCTATGGTAGCTCAGCCACCTGTGAAGAAACCCATTTTAAAAGATCATGGTATGGCAACGAGGCCTTCAGGTCCCATCTTAAAAGATGTTGGTATGGCGTCAAAACCTTCAGTTTCTGAGGAGGTTGATTCTAGCTCACAAAGTAAAGAAAGGAAGCCTATTTTGGTTGATAAATTTGCTTCCAAGAAAAAGGGTGTTGATCCTGTGGCCTCTCAGACTGTGTTGGCTCCTACCAAGCCTGGAAAGGGGCCTCCTTCTAACAAGTTAAGGTTTGAGCAACGTAATAAGAAAAATGCATCAGCTAATCCAAGGCGAAGAATGGCTGCTGAAGATGACGCCGACGAAGATGCATCCGAGTTAAATGTCTCAATTCCAGGAAAAGGTAGAAAAGGGAGAAAATGGAGTAAAGCTAGTAGGAAGGCTGTAAGACTCCAGGCTGCCAGAGACGCAGCACCTGTTAAAGCTGAAATCTTAGAGGTAGAGGAAGAAGGCATGTCCATCGAGGATTTGGCTTACAACCTAGCCATAGGTGAAGGTGACATCCTTGGATATCTATATTCGAAAGGGATTAGACCTGATGGTGTGCAGACCTTGGACAGAGAGATGGTGAGGATGATTTGTAGAGATTACGATGTTGAGGTCCTTGATGCTGATTCAGTTCAAGTTGAAGAAAtggcaaagaagaaggaaattTTTGATGAAGAAGATTTGGACAAGTTAGAAGACAGGCCTCCTGTCATCACGATAATGGGTCATGTGGACCACGGAAAG ACCACTCTTCTGGACTATATCAGAAAAAGCAAG GTTGCTGCTTCAGAAGCAGGGGGGATTACACAAGGAATTGGTGCGTATAAGGTGTCAGTGCCTGTTGATGGGAAGTTGCAGTCCTGCGTTTTCCTTGATACTCCTGGACACGAG GCATTTGGTGCAATGAGAGCTCGGGGAGCACGGGTCACTGACATTGCAATCATCGTGGTTGCTGCTGATGATGGAATTCGTCCTCAAACAAATGAAGCAATAGCTCACGCAAAGGCTGCTGGTGTCCCTATAGTCATAGCTATAAATAAG ATAGATAAAGATGGAGCTAGTCCCGAGAGAGTGATGCAAGAACTTTCTTCGATTGGTTTGATGCCTGAAGATTGGGGTGGTGATGTGCCAATGGTTCAG ATCAGTGCTTTGAAAGGCGAGAATATCGATGATCTGTTGGAAACTGTCATGCTTGTTGCAGAG CTGCAAGAGTTGAAAGCAAACCCACACAGAAATGCCAAGGGAATTGTTATTGAAGCTGGACTTGATAAAGCGAAAGGACCATTTGCCACATTTATTGTACAGAAGGGCACTTTGAGAAAAGGGGATGTTGTTGTTTGTGGAGAAGCTTTCGGAAAG GTACGAGCTTTATTTGATCACAGCGGTGAACGAGTTGATGAAGCTGGACCCTCCATACCTGTACAG GTGATTGGCTTAAATAATGTACCCATTGCTGGCGACGAATTCGAGATTGTCTCTTCCCTTGATGTGGCGCGAGAGATGGCAGAGGCACGTGCAGTATCACTACGAGATGAAAGAATATCTGCAAAGGCTGGGGACGGAAAGGTCACGCTTTCATCCTTAGCTTCTGCTGTATCAGCGAAAAAGATGTCAGGCTTAGATTTGCATCAGCTTAATATCATTTTGAAGGTCGATGTACAG GGATCCATTGAAGCTGTCAAACAAGCTCTGCAAGTCCTCCCTCAAGAGAATGTGACCTTGAAATTTTTGCTACAAGCGACAGGGGATGTGAGCAACAGTGATGTTGATCTAGCATCAGCGAGTGAAGCCATCATTTTTGGATTTAATGTCAAAGCATCTGGTTCTGTTAAGAAAGCTGCGGAAAACAAAGGTGTTGAGATCCGATTATATAGAGTTATCTATGAACTTATTGACGATGTACGAAACGCAATGGAAGGACTTCTCGAGTCTGTTGAG GAACAAATACCAATTGGCTCAGCAGAAGTTCGAGCTACTTTCAGCAGTGGAAGCGGTCGTGTGGCTGGATGCATGGTGAACGAAGGGAAGTTTGTCAAAGATTGTGGCATCAGGGTGATCCGGAAGGGTAAGACTGTACATGTCGGTGTCCTTGATTCTCTTAAGCGAGTTAAAGAAAATGTGAAAGAG GTGAGTGCTGGATTAGAATGTGGTATCGGTATGGATGACTATGACGATTGGATCGAAGGAGACACCATCGAGGCCTTTAACGCGGTTCAAAAGAGGCGAACGCTAGAAGAAGCATCGGCTTCAATGTCTGCTGCAATCGAAGAGGCTGGAGTTGAGTTGTAA
- the LOC103835967 gene encoding uncharacterized protein LOC103835967 isoform X2 encodes MKEEGESSQNVKPRSKRNSVASASASASATPVNRFRHRSARSPSPPLTAAASSVGASSYAVPVNAGSVDWTGQGMGSSGRPCRPWDRGDLLRRLATFKPSNWLAKPKTASSLVCAQKGWVGVDLDKIQCEFCGSSLHYSPPQNSLKRPEADSNGEEFSKQLDVAHESSCPWVGNCCPESLVQFPPTPPSALIGGFKDRCDGLLQFYSLPIVSVSAIDQMRASRGPQIDRLLALPQVYSNDDPSFRMGNISATETSKEEALSNYARAQKLISLCGWEPRWLPNIQDCEEHSAQSTRNGCPSGTARNQSRLQDPGPSMKQFSASSRKASGNYEVLGPEYKSESRSPLLDCSLCGVTIRIWDFLTTSRPVPLAPINANLPETSKKMGVTRGTSETSGINGWFANGGMAQQQNEEVDEAETSGKRKLVSNTGTSFYQTAAGASSSAQLNMSVTRDNYQFSDRGKEVMRRQPSGSETGDRAASYESRGPSTRKRNLEDGGSTADRPPYLRIQHADSVEGSVVDRDGDEVNDDSAGPSKRTRGSEVQDTCLPFYGRDLSVGGPSHSVDAENEREVNRSEGNEQALAFRGARDSARASSVIAMDTICHSANDDSMESVENRPGDFDDVNYPSVATAQSADLNDPSEFNLSNQAQQSACFQPAPVRSNAEQGISSINDGDEVLNTETVTAQGRDGPSLGVSGGSVGMGASHEAEIHGADVSVHRGDSVVGSMEPVAEVIENLGEFAPDQGVTDDFVPEEMDREDRLGDSQDRVSQSVAKADSGSKIVDSSKAESVESGEKMSNMNVYDSVHPSLSCNAIVCSGFEASKDEVTQTWNESPLNAGFALPGSSYTANGQGPPNGDSNDEIVEFDPIKYHNCYCPWVNENVTAAGCSSNSSSSSSVAEALCGWQLTLDALDSFQSLENAQIQPMESESAASLCKDDHRAPSQKLLKRSFISSHGKK; translated from the exons ATGAAGGAAGAGGGCGAGAGTTCGCAGAACGTAAAGCCTAGGAGTAAACGGAACAGTGTAGCCTCGGCTTCTGCTTCCGCCTCCGCTACTCCCGTTAACCGATTCCGACACCGCTCTGCTAGATCGCCTTCTCCACCTCTAACTGCTGCTGCCAG CTCTGTAGGAGCTTCGTCTTATGCTGTTCCCGTAAACGCTGGGAGTGTGGACTGGACGGGTCAAGGGATGGGATCATCAGGACGTCCTTGTAGGCCTTGGGATAGAGGAGATTTACTTAGACGACTTGCCACTTTCAAGCCTTCTAATTGGCTTGCCAAACCCAAA ACAGCTAGTTCTTTGGTTTGTGCTCAGAAAGGCTGGGTTGGTGTTGACCTAGACAAAATTCAATGCGAGTTTTGTGGATCCAGTCTACATTACTCTCCTCCACAAAATTCGTTGAAACGTCCCGAAG CTGATAGCAACGGAGAAGAATTCTCGAAGCAGCTTGATGTCGCGCATGAGAGCTCTTGTCCTTGGGTAGGAAATTGTTGTCCAGAAAGTTTAGTTCAGTTTCCTCCAACTCCTCCATCAGCCTTGATTGGGGGTTTCAAGGATCGCTGTGATGGGCTCCTACAATTCTATTCCCTACCTATTGTTTCGGTGTCTGCAATTGACCAGATGCGTGCTTCAAGAGGGCCGCAAATTGACCGTCTTTTGGCACTGCCTCAAGTCTATTCCAATGATGATCCCAGTTTTAGAATGGGTAATATCTCAGCTACAGAAACGTCCAAAGAAGAGGCTCTCAGTAACTACGCTCGC GCTCAAAAGTTGATAAGTCTATGTGGGTGGGAGCCTAGATGGCTTCCAAATATCCAAGACTGTGAAGAACATTCTGCCCAGTCAACTAGAAATGGGTGCCCTTCAGGCACAGCTAGAAATCAAAGTCGTCTACAAGATCCTGGTCCAAGTATGAAACAGTTCTCGGCTTCATCTCGAAAAGCCTCTGGAAATTATGAAGTTCTGGGTCCAGAATATAAATCAGAATCCAGATCACCTTTGCTGGATTGTAGTTTATGCGGTGTAACCATCAGAATTTGGGACTTCTTGACCACTTCTAGACCGGTTCCACTTGCGCCTATTAATGCCAATCTTCCTGAAACAAGCAAGAAAATGGGAGTAACACGTGGAACTAGTGAAACAAGTGGAATCAATGGGTGGTTTGCTAATGGAGGCATGGCACAGCAGCAAAATGAAGAAGTTGACGAGGCTGAAACATCGGGTAAAAGGAAATTAGTATCAAATACAGGTACAAGCTTCTATCAAACTGCAGCTGGTGCATCATCCTCTGCACAGCTGAACATGTCTGTGACGCGTGATAATTACCAATTTAGTGATAGAGGAAAGGAAGTTATGCGAAGGCAACCTTCAGGAAGTGAGACTGGTGATCGTGCTGCTTCATATGAATCACGGGGGCCAAGTACTCGTAAACGGAACCTGGAAGATGGTGGAAGCACGGCTGATAGGCCACCTTATCTACGGATACAACATGCAGACAGTGTTGAAGGGTCTGTTGTTGACCGTGATGGTGATGAGGTTAATGACGACTCAGCAGGGCCTTCAAAGCGTACCCGAGGCTCTGAAGTGCAAGACACTTGTCTTCCCTTTTATGGGAGAGATTTATCAGTGGGTGGGCCAAGTCACTCAGTGGATGCTGAAAACGAGAGGGAAGTAAATAGAAGTGAAGGAAATGAACAAGCTCTGGCTTTCCGAGGTGCCAGAGACTCCGCACGTGCTTCCTCTGTCATTGCCATGGATACAATTTGCCACAGTGCCAATGATGACTCTATGGAAAGTGTAGAAAATCGTCCAGGGGATTTTGATGACGTAAATTATCCCTCTGTGGCGACAGCTCAAAGTGCCGACCTCAACGATCCTTCAGAATTTAATTTAAGCAATCAAGCTCAGCAGAGTGCATGCTTCCAACCAGCTCCTGTTCGGTCTAATGCTGAACAAGGCATTAGCAGCATAAATGACGGTGATGAAGTACTGAACACAGAGACTGTCACAGCTCAGGGAAGAGATGGGCCGAGTTTAGGCGTCAGTGGGGGTAGTGTCGGAATGGGTGCAAGTCACGAGGCAGAGATCCACGGAGCAGACGTTTCAGTCCATAGAGGAGATAGCGTCGTTGGAAGCATGGAACCAGTTGCGGAAGTCATAGAGAATCTGGGAGAGTTCGCACCAGACCAAGGCGTTACTGATGATTTTGTTCCTGAAGAAATGGATCGAGAAGATAGGCTTGGGGATAGTCAAGATAGGGTGTCTCAATCCGTTGCAAAGGCGGACAGTGGGTCCAAAATTGTTGATTCATCGAAGGCTGAATCTGTTGAAAGCGGCGAAAAGATGAGCAACATGAACGTGTACGATAGTGTTCACCCATCACTGTCTTGCAATGCTATTGTGTGTTCTGGTTTTGAAGCTTCTAAAGACGAAGTGACCCAGACTTGGAACGAGTCTCCGCTCAACGCTGGCTTTGCACTCCCCGGATCAAGTTACACTGCTAATGGCCAAG GGCCTCCGAACGGAGATAGCAATGATGAAATTGTGGAGTTTGATCCCATAAAGTATCACAACTGCTACTGTCCTTGGGTAAATGAAAATGTGACTGCTGCTGGATGTAGCAGCAACAGCTCGAGCTCTTCAAGTGTTGCAGAGGCGCTTTGTGGATGGCAACTAACTCTTGATGCCCTTGATTCCTTCCAGTCACTCGAAAATGCTCAAATCCAGCCAATGGAATCAGAATCAGCTGCATCTCTGTGCAAG GATGATCACCGAGCTCCTTCCCAGAAGCTCTTGAAACGCTCTTTCATCAGCAGCCATGGGAAAAAATAG
- the LOC103835967 gene encoding uncharacterized protein LOC103835967 isoform X1, which yields MKEEGESSQNVKPRSKRNSVASASASASATPVNRFRHRSARSPSPPLTAAASSMFNSSVGASSYAVPVNAGSVDWTGQGMGSSGRPCRPWDRGDLLRRLATFKPSNWLAKPKTASSLVCAQKGWVGVDLDKIQCEFCGSSLHYSPPQNSLKRPEADSNGEEFSKQLDVAHESSCPWVGNCCPESLVQFPPTPPSALIGGFKDRCDGLLQFYSLPIVSVSAIDQMRASRGPQIDRLLALPQVYSNDDPSFRMGNISATETSKEEALSNYARAQKLISLCGWEPRWLPNIQDCEEHSAQSTRNGCPSGTARNQSRLQDPGPSMKQFSASSRKASGNYEVLGPEYKSESRSPLLDCSLCGVTIRIWDFLTTSRPVPLAPINANLPETSKKMGVTRGTSETSGINGWFANGGMAQQQNEEVDEAETSGKRKLVSNTGTSFYQTAAGASSSAQLNMSVTRDNYQFSDRGKEVMRRQPSGSETGDRAASYESRGPSTRKRNLEDGGSTADRPPYLRIQHADSVEGSVVDRDGDEVNDDSAGPSKRTRGSEVQDTCLPFYGRDLSVGGPSHSVDAENEREVNRSEGNEQALAFRGARDSARASSVIAMDTICHSANDDSMESVENRPGDFDDVNYPSVATAQSADLNDPSEFNLSNQAQQSACFQPAPVRSNAEQGISSINDGDEVLNTETVTAQGRDGPSLGVSGGSVGMGASHEAEIHGADVSVHRGDSVVGSMEPVAEVIENLGEFAPDQGVTDDFVPEEMDREDRLGDSQDRVSQSVAKADSGSKIVDSSKAESVESGEKMSNMNVYDSVHPSLSCNAIVCSGFEASKDEVTQTWNESPLNAGFALPGSSYTANGQGPPNGDSNDEIVEFDPIKYHNCYCPWVNENVTAAGCSSNSSSSSSVAEALCGWQLTLDALDSFQSLENAQIQPMESESAASLCKDDHRAPSQKLLKRSFISSHGKK from the exons ATGAAGGAAGAGGGCGAGAGTTCGCAGAACGTAAAGCCTAGGAGTAAACGGAACAGTGTAGCCTCGGCTTCTGCTTCCGCCTCCGCTACTCCCGTTAACCGATTCCGACACCGCTCTGCTAGATCGCCTTCTCCACCTCTAACTGCTGCTGCCAG CTCAATGTTTAATAGCTCTGTAGGAGCTTCGTCTTATGCTGTTCCCGTAAACGCTGGGAGTGTGGACTGGACGGGTCAAGGGATGGGATCATCAGGACGTCCTTGTAGGCCTTGGGATAGAGGAGATTTACTTAGACGACTTGCCACTTTCAAGCCTTCTAATTGGCTTGCCAAACCCAAA ACAGCTAGTTCTTTGGTTTGTGCTCAGAAAGGCTGGGTTGGTGTTGACCTAGACAAAATTCAATGCGAGTTTTGTGGATCCAGTCTACATTACTCTCCTCCACAAAATTCGTTGAAACGTCCCGAAG CTGATAGCAACGGAGAAGAATTCTCGAAGCAGCTTGATGTCGCGCATGAGAGCTCTTGTCCTTGGGTAGGAAATTGTTGTCCAGAAAGTTTAGTTCAGTTTCCTCCAACTCCTCCATCAGCCTTGATTGGGGGTTTCAAGGATCGCTGTGATGGGCTCCTACAATTCTATTCCCTACCTATTGTTTCGGTGTCTGCAATTGACCAGATGCGTGCTTCAAGAGGGCCGCAAATTGACCGTCTTTTGGCACTGCCTCAAGTCTATTCCAATGATGATCCCAGTTTTAGAATGGGTAATATCTCAGCTACAGAAACGTCCAAAGAAGAGGCTCTCAGTAACTACGCTCGC GCTCAAAAGTTGATAAGTCTATGTGGGTGGGAGCCTAGATGGCTTCCAAATATCCAAGACTGTGAAGAACATTCTGCCCAGTCAACTAGAAATGGGTGCCCTTCAGGCACAGCTAGAAATCAAAGTCGTCTACAAGATCCTGGTCCAAGTATGAAACAGTTCTCGGCTTCATCTCGAAAAGCCTCTGGAAATTATGAAGTTCTGGGTCCAGAATATAAATCAGAATCCAGATCACCTTTGCTGGATTGTAGTTTATGCGGTGTAACCATCAGAATTTGGGACTTCTTGACCACTTCTAGACCGGTTCCACTTGCGCCTATTAATGCCAATCTTCCTGAAACAAGCAAGAAAATGGGAGTAACACGTGGAACTAGTGAAACAAGTGGAATCAATGGGTGGTTTGCTAATGGAGGCATGGCACAGCAGCAAAATGAAGAAGTTGACGAGGCTGAAACATCGGGTAAAAGGAAATTAGTATCAAATACAGGTACAAGCTTCTATCAAACTGCAGCTGGTGCATCATCCTCTGCACAGCTGAACATGTCTGTGACGCGTGATAATTACCAATTTAGTGATAGAGGAAAGGAAGTTATGCGAAGGCAACCTTCAGGAAGTGAGACTGGTGATCGTGCTGCTTCATATGAATCACGGGGGCCAAGTACTCGTAAACGGAACCTGGAAGATGGTGGAAGCACGGCTGATAGGCCACCTTATCTACGGATACAACATGCAGACAGTGTTGAAGGGTCTGTTGTTGACCGTGATGGTGATGAGGTTAATGACGACTCAGCAGGGCCTTCAAAGCGTACCCGAGGCTCTGAAGTGCAAGACACTTGTCTTCCCTTTTATGGGAGAGATTTATCAGTGGGTGGGCCAAGTCACTCAGTGGATGCTGAAAACGAGAGGGAAGTAAATAGAAGTGAAGGAAATGAACAAGCTCTGGCTTTCCGAGGTGCCAGAGACTCCGCACGTGCTTCCTCTGTCATTGCCATGGATACAATTTGCCACAGTGCCAATGATGACTCTATGGAAAGTGTAGAAAATCGTCCAGGGGATTTTGATGACGTAAATTATCCCTCTGTGGCGACAGCTCAAAGTGCCGACCTCAACGATCCTTCAGAATTTAATTTAAGCAATCAAGCTCAGCAGAGTGCATGCTTCCAACCAGCTCCTGTTCGGTCTAATGCTGAACAAGGCATTAGCAGCATAAATGACGGTGATGAAGTACTGAACACAGAGACTGTCACAGCTCAGGGAAGAGATGGGCCGAGTTTAGGCGTCAGTGGGGGTAGTGTCGGAATGGGTGCAAGTCACGAGGCAGAGATCCACGGAGCAGACGTTTCAGTCCATAGAGGAGATAGCGTCGTTGGAAGCATGGAACCAGTTGCGGAAGTCATAGAGAATCTGGGAGAGTTCGCACCAGACCAAGGCGTTACTGATGATTTTGTTCCTGAAGAAATGGATCGAGAAGATAGGCTTGGGGATAGTCAAGATAGGGTGTCTCAATCCGTTGCAAAGGCGGACAGTGGGTCCAAAATTGTTGATTCATCGAAGGCTGAATCTGTTGAAAGCGGCGAAAAGATGAGCAACATGAACGTGTACGATAGTGTTCACCCATCACTGTCTTGCAATGCTATTGTGTGTTCTGGTTTTGAAGCTTCTAAAGACGAAGTGACCCAGACTTGGAACGAGTCTCCGCTCAACGCTGGCTTTGCACTCCCCGGATCAAGTTACACTGCTAATGGCCAAG GGCCTCCGAACGGAGATAGCAATGATGAAATTGTGGAGTTTGATCCCATAAAGTATCACAACTGCTACTGTCCTTGGGTAAATGAAAATGTGACTGCTGCTGGATGTAGCAGCAACAGCTCGAGCTCTTCAAGTGTTGCAGAGGCGCTTTGTGGATGGCAACTAACTCTTGATGCCCTTGATTCCTTCCAGTCACTCGAAAATGCTCAAATCCAGCCAATGGAATCAGAATCAGCTGCATCTCTGTGCAAG GATGATCACCGAGCTCCTTCCCAGAAGCTCTTGAAACGCTCTTTCATCAGCAGCCATGGGAAAAAATAG